A part of Gossypium hirsutum isolate 1008001.06 chromosome A07, Gossypium_hirsutum_v2.1, whole genome shotgun sequence genomic DNA contains:
- the LOC107953084 gene encoding extensin-2 codes for MGQPRLLYALALYLAVTTVVATDSNYKYTSTPPPSKSLSPPYMYKSPPPPVHSPPPPYIYKSPPPPVHSTPPPYIYKSPPPPVHTPPPPYVHKSPPPPVHSPPPPYVYKSPPPPAHSPPPPYKYKSPPPPIHSPPPPYVHKSPPPPIHSPPPPYVYKSPPPPVHSPPPPYKYKSPPPPIHSPPPPYVHKSPPPPIHSPPLPYVYKSPPPPVYSPPPPYKYKSPPPPVHSPPPPYVHKSPPSPVHSPPPPYKYKSPPPPVHSPPPPYVHKSPPPPVHSPPLPYVYKSPPPPVYSPPPPYKYKSPPPPVHSPLPPYVHKSPPPPVHSPPPPYKYKSPPPPAHSPPPSYVHKSPPLPVHSPPPPYVYKSPPPPVHSPPPPYKYKSPPPPVHSPPPPHVYKSPPPPVHSPPPPYVYKSPPPPVHSPLPPYIHKSPPHQSILHPLPINTSPHHRQSTPHLLHMYTNLHPHQSTPHLHHLSTSLHHHQSIHHHHLTSISPHHHQYTPHLLHMSTNLHPHQFTPHLHHMFISLHHHQSILHLYHISTSLHHHQSTPHLLHMSTNLHPHQSIHHPLLTFTSLHLLHMSTSPLHHQSTPHLLHMSTNLHPLLIFTSHHHLLTYISPLHHLSIHHLHHTSISPHHHQSIHHPLLTFTSLHHHQSIHHPLLTFTSLHHHQSTLLLLHMSTSLHHHQSTPHLYHISTSLHHHQFIHHPLLIFTSLHHHQSTPHLLHMSINLHPHQFAPHLHLMSTSPLHHHHIPNLILILILSLIPHIRILHSQNPSLILHIQRLHSQNPSIFTSRHHLRRLSRLMFSVSSLFKSVSL; via the coding sequence ATGGGACAGCCAAGGCTGCTTTATGCCTTGGCACTTTACCTTGCCGTCACAACGGTGGTAGCCACCGATTCTAATTACAAGTATACATCAACCCCACCACCATCTAAATCACTATCACCTCCATACATGTACAAGTCTCCACCACCACCAGTCCATTCTCCACCACCTCCTTACATATATAAGTCCCCTCCACCACCAGTCCATTCAACACCACCACCCTACATCTATAAGTCCCCACCACCACCAGTCCACACCCCACCTCCTCCATATGTCCACAAATCTCCACCCCCACCAGTCCACTCCCCACCTCCACCATATGTCTACAAGTCTCCACCACCACCAGCCCATTCACCACCTCCTCCCTACAAATACAAGTCCCCTCCACCACCAATCCACTCCCCACCTCCTCCATATGTCCACAAATCTCCACCCCCACCAATCCACTCCCCACCTCCACCATATGTCTACAAGTCTCCACCACCACCAGTCCATTCACCACCTCCTCCCTACAAATACAAGTCCCCTCCACCACCAATCCACTCCCCACCTCCTCCATATGTCCACAAATCTCCACCCCCACCAATCCACTCCCCACCTCTACCGTATGTCTACAAGTCTCCACCACCACCAGTCTATTCACCACCTCCTCCCTACAAATACAAGTCCCCTCCACCACCAGTCCACTCCCCACCTCCTCCATATGTCCACAAATCTCCACCCTCACCAGTCCATTCTCCACCCCCTCCCTATAAATACAAGTCCCCTCCGCCACCAGTCCACTCCCCACCTCCTCCATATGTACACAAATCTCCACCCCCACCAGTCCACTCCCCACCTCTACCATATGTCTACAAGTCTCCACCACCACCAGTCTATTCACCACCTCCTCCTTACAAATACAAGTCCCCTCCACCACCAGTTCACTCCCCACTTCCTCCATATGTCCACAAATCTCCACCCCCACCAGTCCATTCTCCACCCCCTCCCTATAAATACAAGTCCCCACCACCACCAGCCCACTCCCCACCTCCTTCATATGTACACAAATCTCCACCCCTACCAGTCCACTCCCCACCTCCACCCTATGTCTACAAGTCACCACCACCACCAGTCCATTCACCACCTCCTCCCTACAAATACAAGTCCCCACCACCTCCAGTCCACTCTCCTCCTCCTCCACATGTCTACAAGTCCCCACCACCACCAGTCCACTCCCCACCTCCACCATATGTTTACAAGTCTCCACCACCACCAGTCCACTCCCCACTTCCTCCATATATCCACAAATCTCCACCCCACCAGTCCATTCTCCACCCCCTCCCTATAAATACAAGTCCCCACCACCGCCAGTCTACTCCCCACCTCCTCCATATGTACACAAATCTCCACCCCCACCAATCCACTCCCCACCTCCACCATCTGTCTACAAGTCTCCACCACCACCAGTCCATTCACCACCACCACCTTACATCCATAAGTCCCCACCACCACCAGTACACTCCCCACCTCCTCCATATGTCCACAAATCTCCACCCCCACCAGTTCACTCCCCACCTCCACCATATGTTTATAAGTCTCCACCACCACCAATCCATTCTCCACCTCTACCATATATCTACAAGTCTCCACCACCACCAGTCCACTCCCCACCTCCTCCATATGTCCACAAATCTCCACCCCCACCAGTCCATTCACCACCCCCTCCTTACATTTACAAGTCTCCACCTCCTCCATATGTCTACAAGTCCCCTCCACCACCAGTCCACTCCCCACCTCCTCCATATGTCTACAAATCTCCACCCCCTCCTTATATTCACAAGTCACCATCACCTCCTTACATATATAAGTCCCCTCCACCACCTGTCCATTCACCACCTCCACCATACATCTATAAGTCCCCACCACCACCAGTCCATTCACCACCCCCTCCTTACATTTACAAGTCTCCACCACCACCAGTCCATTCACCACCCCCTCCTTACATTTACAAGTCTCCACCACCACCAGTCCACTCTCCTCCTCCTCCATATGTCTACAAGTCTCCACCACCACCAGTCCACTCCCCACCTCTACCATATATCTACAAGTCTCCACCACCACCAATTCATTCACCATCCCCTCCTTATATTCACAAGTCTCCACCACCACCAATCCACTCCCCACCTCCTCCATATGTCCATAAATCTCCACCCCCACCAGTTCGCTCCCCACCTGCACCTTATGTCTACAAGTCCCCTCCACCACCATCACATCCCAAACCTCATCCTCATCCTTATCCTAAGCCTCATCCCCCACATCCGAATACTCCACTCCCAAAACCCAAGCCTCATCCTCCACATCCAAAGACTCCACTCCCAAAACCCAAGTATCTTTACAAGTCGCCACCACCTCCGAAGGCTTTCTAGGCTAATGTTTTCTGTGTCATCATTATTTAAATCTGTTAGCTTATAG